One window of Athalia rosae chromosome 2, iyAthRosa1.1, whole genome shotgun sequence genomic DNA carries:
- the LOC105688385 gene encoding short-chain dehydrogenase/reductase family 16C member 6-like, protein MFSQSDEASNSNTRASSLPTIAFLFLGVEVLAIVLISLLLALLTVIKRLLPKPPRDLTNDKVVVTGAKSGLGKAIADEFFKAGCIVASIDHDYNSEQERTYDSTSQYQRIEEFESHDEFYHISTHRRKFFYKCAPTDRQEILDVAQEIQRDIGPVNVLITCAGDSGQDILDTVSTNLMNHYWTMLAFVPSMLQCKQSHVVAVLPTTSTEDAYLGSKAAVAGLVGAIGQQFSRANQLIFTTVAPKAEPRLMEQTEQQTARDIVEAVRRDQETLSSSWRSHVLYPVCYTVHEAIGGLTSWLYRQSCDDPT, encoded by the exons ATGTTTTCGCAATCGGATGAAGCATCCAATTCCAACACTAGGGCATCCAGTCTACCGACAATAGCCTTCTTGTTTCTCGGAGTAGAAGTTTTGGCCATAGTTCTAATAAGTCTCCTGCTAGCTTTACTCACTGTTATAAAACGCCTGCTGCCTAAACCTCCAAGAGATTTAACCAACGACAAAGTTGTG GTCACTGGAGCAAAATCGGGTTTGGGGAAGGCCATAGCTGACGAATTTTTTAAAGCTGGCTGCATCGTCGCATCCATTGATCATGATTATAATTCTGAACAAGAAAGAACATATGATTCTACATCACAATACCAAAGAATAGAAGAGTTTGAATCACatgatgaattttatcataTATCAACACAtcgcagaaaatttttctataaatgCGCACCTACTGACAGACAAGAAATTCTCGATGTTGCCCAAGAAATTCAAAGAGACATCGGTCCTGTCAACGTGTTAATAACTTGCGCCGGTGATTCAGGTCAAGATATTTTGGATACGGTTTCAACAAACCTCATGAATCACTATTGG ACAATGTTAGCATTCGTGCCTTCTATGCTGCAGTGTAAACAGAGTCACGTTGTTGCTGTACTACCAACAACTTCTACAGAGGACGCTTATTTAGGTTCAAAAGCAGCTGTTGCAG GGCTTGTTGGAGCAATAGGTCAGCAATTTAGCCGGGCAAACCAGCTAATTTTCACAACAGTTGCTCCAAAGGCAGAGCCTAG GTTGATGGAGCAAACCGAGCAACAAACAGCACGAGATATAGTCGAAGCCGTTCGTCGAGATCAGGAGACCCTGTCGTCAAGCTGGAGATCACATGTACTTTATCCGGTCTG TTATACCGTACATGAAGCAATTGGTGGTTTAACAAGTTGGCTGTACAGACAAAGCTGCGACGATCCTACCTAA
- the LOC105688386 gene encoding uncharacterized protein LOC105688386 isoform X2, translated as MTFVPTFIFTFSEIPLHPTCFKKEKESQRYMYHDRGDSNSLQFSIESNTSWYNSLSEVDCTYQNYKGSKNLKSKLYQKLTSIGKRNSFHYIKGETDILKFSGGTFHVHKIFGDGNCMYRSISYIIWGDENEHRSLRTMVVEHINDNWRDYGAFVMAEWNISNRQEYYDYMMANGTYATELECVVATKLYHMNLAIYREVDGRGNLERIFHNRVNKNYRTARLLFSGRTESGHYDVLIPD; from the exons ATGACATTTGTCCctactttcattttcactttctcAGAAATCCCATTGCACCCCACATgctttaaaaaagaaaaagagagtcAGCGGTATATGTATCACGACAGAGGTGACAGTAACAGTCTACAATTCTCTATAGAAAGTAATACAAGCTGGTACAACTCATTATCAGAAGTTGACTGTACATACCAAAATTATAAAGGctcgaagaatttgaaaagcaAGCTTTATCAAAAACTAACTTCGATTGGGAAACGAAATTCATTTCACTACATCAAAG gcGAAACGGATATCCTGAAATTTTCGGGGGGCACTTTCCACGTACATAAGATCTTTGGGGATGGAAATTGCATGTATCGTTCAATCAGTTACATCATATGGGGAGACGAAAACGAGCACAGATCGCTTAGAACAATG GTAGTAGAACACATAAATGATAACTGGCGTGACTACGGTGCATTCGTTATGGCAGAATGGAATATTTCCAATAGACAAGAATACTACGACTACATGATGGCTAATGGCACGTATGCTACGGAGTTGGAGTGCGTGGTAGCGACAAAATTATACCATATGAATTTGGCAATCTATAGAGAAGTGGACGGAAGGGGTAACTTGGAGCGAATTTTTCACAATAGagtgaacaaaaattatcgtacGGCGAGATTATTGTTCAGCGGAAGAACGGAGAGTGGTCATTATGACGTATTAATCCCAGATTAA
- the LOC105688386 gene encoding uncharacterized protein LOC105688386 isoform X1 — protein sequence MTFVPTFIFTFSEIPLHPTCFKKEKESQRYMYHDRGDSNSLQFSIESNTSWYNSLSEVDCTYQNYKGSKNLKSKLYQKLTSIGKRNSFHYIKGETDILKFSGGTFHVHKIFGDGNCMYRSISYIIWGDENEHRSLRTMVYSKKLKPVIGFTLQSFSQVVEHINDNWRDYGAFVMAEWNISNRQEYYDYMMANGTYATELECVVATKLYHMNLAIYREVDGRGNLERIFHNRVNKNYRTARLLFSGRTESGHYDVLIPD from the exons ATGACATTTGTCCctactttcattttcactttctcAGAAATCCCATTGCACCCCACATgctttaaaaaagaaaaagagagtcAGCGGTATATGTATCACGACAGAGGTGACAGTAACAGTCTACAATTCTCTATAGAAAGTAATACAAGCTGGTACAACTCATTATCAGAAGTTGACTGTACATACCAAAATTATAAAGGctcgaagaatttgaaaagcaAGCTTTATCAAAAACTAACTTCGATTGGGAAACGAAATTCATTTCACTACATCAAAG gcGAAACGGATATCCTGAAATTTTCGGGGGGCACTTTCCACGTACATAAGATCTTTGGGGATGGAAATTGCATGTATCGTTCAATCAGTTACATCATATGGGGAGACGAAAACGAGCACAGATCGCTTAGAACAATGGtatattcgaaaaagttgaaacCTGTAATTGGTTTCACCCTGCAATCTTTTTCGCAGGTAGTAGAACACATAAATGATAACTGGCGTGACTACGGTGCATTCGTTATGGCAGAATGGAATATTTCCAATAGACAAGAATACTACGACTACATGATGGCTAATGGCACGTATGCTACGGAGTTGGAGTGCGTGGTAGCGACAAAATTATACCATATGAATTTGGCAATCTATAGAGAAGTGGACGGAAGGGGTAACTTGGAGCGAATTTTTCACAATAGagtgaacaaaaattatcgtacGGCGAGATTATTGTTCAGCGGAAGAACGGAGAGTGGTCATTATGACGTATTAATCCCAGATTAA
- the LOC105688386 gene encoding uncharacterized protein LOC105688386 isoform X3, with protein sequence MYHDRGDSNSLQFSIESNTSWYNSLSEVDCTYQNYKGSKNLKSKLYQKLTSIGKRNSFHYIKGETDILKFSGGTFHVHKIFGDGNCMYRSISYIIWGDENEHRSLRTMVYSKKLKPVIGFTLQSFSQVVEHINDNWRDYGAFVMAEWNISNRQEYYDYMMANGTYATELECVVATKLYHMNLAIYREVDGRGNLERIFHNRVNKNYRTARLLFSGRTESGHYDVLIPD encoded by the exons ATGTATCACGACAGAGGTGACAGTAACAGTCTACAATTCTCTATAGAAAGTAATACAAGCTGGTACAACTCATTATCAGAAGTTGACTGTACATACCAAAATTATAAAGGctcgaagaatttgaaaagcaAGCTTTATCAAAAACTAACTTCGATTGGGAAACGAAATTCATTTCACTACATCAAAG gcGAAACGGATATCCTGAAATTTTCGGGGGGCACTTTCCACGTACATAAGATCTTTGGGGATGGAAATTGCATGTATCGTTCAATCAGTTACATCATATGGGGAGACGAAAACGAGCACAGATCGCTTAGAACAATGGtatattcgaaaaagttgaaacCTGTAATTGGTTTCACCCTGCAATCTTTTTCGCAGGTAGTAGAACACATAAATGATAACTGGCGTGACTACGGTGCATTCGTTATGGCAGAATGGAATATTTCCAATAGACAAGAATACTACGACTACATGATGGCTAATGGCACGTATGCTACGGAGTTGGAGTGCGTGGTAGCGACAAAATTATACCATATGAATTTGGCAATCTATAGAGAAGTGGACGGAAGGGGTAACTTGGAGCGAATTTTTCACAATAGagtgaacaaaaattatcgtacGGCGAGATTATTGTTCAGCGGAAGAACGGAGAGTGGTCATTATGACGTATTAATCCCAGATTAA
- the LOC105688383 gene encoding ketohexokinase-like isoform X1 translates to MISSFYEKIVGTSPPPEPNEPKILCVGLICLDIVQVCKTFPVEDSDQRCIEHRWQRGGNASNNCTVLSLAKTPCEFMGTLSSEQHLSFLQDDMRKYKINFAHCPMLEGAGCPTSTVILSLTSGSRTILHHNPSLPELTFEDFAKLNLEEYCWIHFEGRNVTTVLSMIKHVETYNNSLKNSTQNDNSTDSFHLPITISVELEKSNEQLLDLLPYVDVAFVSRDFALFRGCDNMSETLRSIAQEAKSGATIICAWGDRGAMARTPDGTIVQSPAFPPAKTIDSLGAGDTFAAAILHYLNKIKFSSNKSVQPMKTLSEKLLHNEDPETKSNEVKREIKQNHNIESLEQSHTEFIDSVVLQSAVTFACRVAGAKLGLKGYDGLDKIFKELQKV, encoded by the exons ATGATTTCCAGTTTTTATGAAAAGATTGTGGGTACTTCCCCTCCTCCCGAACCCAATGAACCAAAGATACTATGCGTTGGTCTGATTTGTCTCGATATCGTTCAAGTTTGCAAAACATTCCCTGTAGAGGATAGCGATCAAAG atgTATCGAGCACCGATGGCAGCGTGGGGGTAATGCCTCAAACAATTGCACAGTTTTGTCGCTGGCTAAAACTCCTTGCGAGTTTATGGGGACTCTCAGCTCGGAACAACATCTAAGCTTTTTGCAAGATGATATGAGGAAGTACAAAATAAACTTTGCGCACTGTCCGATGTTGGAAGGAGCTGGGTGTCCCACGTCCACCGTCATCCTGAGTTTGACCTCTGGAAGTCGCACGATACTGCATCACAATCCAAGCTTGCCAGAACTGACTTTTGAAGACTttgcaaaattaaatttagaaGAATATTGTTGGATTCATTTTGAG GGTAGAAATGTGACAACAGTCTTGTCTATGATAAAACACGTAGAAACATACaacaattcattgaaaaattccacgcAAAATGACAACTCGACAGATTCTTTCCACTTGCCAATAACGATCAGTGTGGAACTTGAAAAGTCAAACGAACAGCTGCTGGACTTGCTGCCCTATGTTGACGTTGCTTTTGTTAGCAGGGACTTTGCTCTCTTCAGAGGCTGTGATAATATGAGTGAAACTTTGAGAAGCATAGCCCAAGAAGCAAAGTCTGG GGCTACCATAATTTGCGCTTGGGGTGACAGAGGCGCAATGGCAAGAACCCCTGATGGAACAATTGTTCAGTCTCCTGCGTTTCCACCTGCTAAAACAATCGACAGTTTAGGCGCAGGTGATACTTTTGCTGCAGCAATACTTCATTACCtgaacaaaattaaattctctaGTAACAAAAGTGTGCAACCCATGAAAACTCTGAGTGAGAAATTGCTACATAATGAAGACCCAGAAACTAAATCAAATGAGGTCAAGCGCGAAATCAAACAAAATCACAATATTGAAAGCCTTGAACAAAGTCACACGGAATTCATAGATAGCGTAGTTCTTCAAAGCGCCGTTACTTTTGCATGCAGAGTAGCCGGTGCGAAACTTGGTCTTAAAGGTTACGACGGGCTcgacaaaatattcaaagaacTCCAAAAAGTTTAG
- the LOC105688383 gene encoding ketohexokinase-like isoform X2, whose product MQRNRDRCSRARHLSSRMNLISDYHSDNQSCLCRQRCIEHRWQRGGNASNNCTVLSLAKTPCEFMGTLSSEQHLSFLQDDMRKYKINFAHCPMLEGAGCPTSTVILSLTSGSRTILHHNPSLPELTFEDFAKLNLEEYCWIHFEGRNVTTVLSMIKHVETYNNSLKNSTQNDNSTDSFHLPITISVELEKSNEQLLDLLPYVDVAFVSRDFALFRGCDNMSETLRSIAQEAKSGATIICAWGDRGAMARTPDGTIVQSPAFPPAKTIDSLGAGDTFAAAILHYLNKIKFSSNKSVQPMKTLSEKLLHNEDPETKSNEVKREIKQNHNIESLEQSHTEFIDSVVLQSAVTFACRVAGAKLGLKGYDGLDKIFKELQKV is encoded by the exons ATGCAAAGGAATCGTGACCGATGCTCAAGGGCAAGGCATCTATCTTCACGAATGAATTTAATATCCGATTATCACTCTGATAACCAGTCTTGTTTGTGTCGGCAGAG atgTATCGAGCACCGATGGCAGCGTGGGGGTAATGCCTCAAACAATTGCACAGTTTTGTCGCTGGCTAAAACTCCTTGCGAGTTTATGGGGACTCTCAGCTCGGAACAACATCTAAGCTTTTTGCAAGATGATATGAGGAAGTACAAAATAAACTTTGCGCACTGTCCGATGTTGGAAGGAGCTGGGTGTCCCACGTCCACCGTCATCCTGAGTTTGACCTCTGGAAGTCGCACGATACTGCATCACAATCCAAGCTTGCCAGAACTGACTTTTGAAGACTttgcaaaattaaatttagaaGAATATTGTTGGATTCATTTTGAG GGTAGAAATGTGACAACAGTCTTGTCTATGATAAAACACGTAGAAACATACaacaattcattgaaaaattccacgcAAAATGACAACTCGACAGATTCTTTCCACTTGCCAATAACGATCAGTGTGGAACTTGAAAAGTCAAACGAACAGCTGCTGGACTTGCTGCCCTATGTTGACGTTGCTTTTGTTAGCAGGGACTTTGCTCTCTTCAGAGGCTGTGATAATATGAGTGAAACTTTGAGAAGCATAGCCCAAGAAGCAAAGTCTGG GGCTACCATAATTTGCGCTTGGGGTGACAGAGGCGCAATGGCAAGAACCCCTGATGGAACAATTGTTCAGTCTCCTGCGTTTCCACCTGCTAAAACAATCGACAGTTTAGGCGCAGGTGATACTTTTGCTGCAGCAATACTTCATTACCtgaacaaaattaaattctctaGTAACAAAAGTGTGCAACCCATGAAAACTCTGAGTGAGAAATTGCTACATAATGAAGACCCAGAAACTAAATCAAATGAGGTCAAGCGCGAAATCAAACAAAATCACAATATTGAAAGCCTTGAACAAAGTCACACGGAATTCATAGATAGCGTAGTTCTTCAAAGCGCCGTTACTTTTGCATGCAGAGTAGCCGGTGCGAAACTTGGTCTTAAAGGTTACGACGGGCTcgacaaaatattcaaagaacTCCAAAAAGTTTAG